The following are encoded together in the Culex pipiens pallens isolate TS chromosome 1, TS_CPP_V2, whole genome shotgun sequence genome:
- the LOC120431390 gene encoding protein chibby homolog 1-like: protein MPIFTKKFAPKVAPPRTQRLNIGCPPHQEDLDDFRTIRLNLVDKQLCFVDGVWMSALRGAGGGTSGAGGGPGGGAALTSTTIDDLLRMKRRIKALEQENNLYQVKLDVLLDLLTENVIELNTLKEQ from the coding sequence AtgccaattttcacaaaaaagtttgcGCCAAAGGTGGCGCCACCGCGGACACAGCGCCTGAACATAGGCTGCCCACCGCACCAGGAGGACCTGGACGACTTCCGCACGATACGGCTCAATCTGGTCGACAAGCAGCTCTGCTTTGTGGACGGAGTCTGGATGAGTGCTCTTCGCGGTGCCGGAGGCGGAACATCCGGGGCGGGAGGGGGACCCGGCGGTGGTGCCGCGCTAACTTCGACCACAATCGACGATCTGCTGCGGATGAAGCGGCGCATCAAAGCACTGGAGCAGGAGAACAATCTGTACCAGGTGAAGCTGGACGTACTGCTGGATCTGCTGACGGAGAACGTAATTGAATTGAACACGTTGAAGGAGCAATAA